gcggcggccggatttgaacctgggtcgcaggcGTTACAtttaccgctacactaccatgccctgGTGGGCTGAAAGTCCTGTTCTATGCTCAGGGGGAAGTGAATAGCGAGAAAATGTAAAGCAACCTAGCATTTATTTGGAAGATTGTGTAAAAGCTTGCAGCACAGCGCAGTAAATAAAGCTAGTGATCGACATACAGGACATCACACAGGGCTGTAAGAGGGAGACAGTAACAGAGAGGAATACTGTTGCCTGCACAGTGAGGTAGGGACGGAAAAGAACATGGTTCGGGGCGCTGGTCATTTTAGAGTCCAATGATAGAAGGGTCTACACCAAAATCAATTTAGTTAGAAATAAgtaacagtggaaaaactttcaACATGAAATGGGACAAAATATATGGATTTAAGGAAAGAGTGGAGTTAACACTGACTGTGCTAACTGGaatctctttgaaagagctgacaGGGACTCAAAAGGCCAAATGGAGTGGGTAGCTGGGATAATTGTACAGCTCTCCCCAGGAGCTGTGATACCAGCAACCAGGAGAATGGTCGCCTTCTGTGCTAGCCAGTCCTGTGGAGATTGGGGGAATATCATCCAGGAGTGCCTTTTAGGATGATCTGTGTGATACATGACACGTTTCTTCAGAAGGCTAGTGGAGGTGGAGTAATTGCTTGGCCTGTATTCACTGATAAccaattttttcttcttttacctGCGGAGGTTGTTGTGACCTGTGAAGTATCCTCCACTGCTGGCGTACTGCTCTCACCTGTCGCCGCAGGGGGTTCCTGTGTTGTTGCAGGCTTTCCCAGTGTTGTTGTTGTAGTTTTCCTTGTCGTGGGAATCTCCCGTGTTGTGGTTGTAGTTTTCCTTGTTGTGGGAATCTCctgtgttgttgttgttgttgttgttgttgtaggtTTCCTTGTGGGAATTTCctgtgttgttgttgttgtagttTTCCTTGTTGTGGGAACCTCCTGTGTTGTAGGAATTTCCGTTGTGGGAATCTCCTGAGTTGTTGTTGTAGTTTTCCTTGTTGTGGGAACCTCTTGAGTTGCTGTTGTAGGAATTTCCCTTGTTGTGGGAATCTCCTGTGTTGTTTTTGTAGGAATTTCCCTTGTTGTGGGAATCTCctgtgttgttgttgttgttgtaggtTTCCTTGTTGTGGGAATCTCCTGTGTTGTTGTTGTAGGAATTTCCCTTGTTGTGGGAATCTCctgtgttgttgttgttgttgttgtagttTTCCTTGTTGTGGGAACCTCCTGTGTTGTTGTTGTAGGAATTTCTGTTGTGGGAATCTTCTGAGTTGTTGTAGTTTTCCTTGTTGTGGGAACCACTTGAGTTGCTGTTGTAGGAATTTCCCTTGTTGTGGGAATCTCCTGTGTTGTTGTTGTAGTAGTTTCCCTTGTTGTGGGAACCTTCTGAGTTGTTGTTGTCATTTTCCTTGTTGTGGGAATCTCCTGAGTTGTAGGAATTTCCCTTGTTGTGGGAACCTCCTGTGTTGTTGTTGTAGTTTTCCTTGTTGTGGGAACTTGAGTTGTTGTTGTAGGAATTTCCCTTGTTGTGGGAATCTCCTGTGTTGTAGTAGTTTTCCTTGTTGTGGGAATTTCCTGAGTTGTTGTTGTCATTTTCCTTGTTGTGGGAACCTCCTGTGTTGTTGTTGTAGGTTTCCTTGTTGTGGGAATCTCCTGTGTTGTTGTTGTCACAACAGTCTCTGTTGAAGCCGGAGTTGTTGGTGGCCTACTTGTTgtcctctctgtgtctgtgtgtgttggcCGGGGGGTGGGGATCAGAATTATGCATGCAACTACCTGGATGCTGAAGACTAGGTTTGGTGCACACTTGATGTGTTTCGTCTCTCCGAACCAACAGTAGTAGTAACTGGTGATGTCCTCAACGTCTTCATAGTATCCGTTAGGTTTCCCACTGCAAAAGAGAACTCTCTCTACAAGAGAATCAGTTAATATCAGCAAAGtgcatcgagtcatagagtcacacagcacataaTCAGGCCTGTAAGTGGCACagaaaggtgaatgcacacagtcttttccccagggttaggcaatcaagaactaaagggcataggtttaaggtgagaggggaggaatttaacaggaacctaaggggtaactttttcacccagtgggtggtcagtatctggatcgagctgccagaggaagaggctgGGGCAGGTACtttgacaatatttaaaaggtacttggacaggtacatggataggaaaggtttagagggatatgggccaaatgcaggcaaatgggactggcttagatgggaatcttggtcagcatggaccggttggggcgatgggcctgtttccatgctgtgtgactcgattATAAATTCCATTCCTTCCAATTGATTCACATCCCTCCTTGCTAACTTGGGGTAGACTGTTTAAGTCATCGGACCAGTAACCCCAGAggtctggactaacaatccagagaactgagttcaaatcccaccatggactTTAAAGTTCAGTCGATAATTTAGAATTTGTAATAGAAATTTTGGTCACAAAATGTATTTGATTATTGTAGAAATCCTTCAGGTTTGCTAATGTACTTCAGTAAAGATATCTactatccttacccagtctggcctatatgtgactccagttccACCCCagatagaacctagaacagtacagcacaggaacaggcccttcagcccacattgtctgcaccgagcacgatgccaaattaaactaatcccttctgcc
This genomic interval from Pristis pectinata isolate sPriPec2 chromosome 5, sPriPec2.1.pri, whole genome shotgun sequence contains the following:
- the LOC127570214 gene encoding mucin-2-like isoform X2; translated protein: MGALGVCAGSLVLMILGRLASCTPTEMFCKGKEIGIHADPNDPASFYQCLGNATIYSTCQSNLIFDIESRWCIRLPTSLPPQVRAETQTAPVATSQAPVATTRALVTTTRAPVTTSRAPVTTTQVPVTTTRAPVTTTRAPVTTLRAPVITTRAPVTTSRAPVITTRAPVTTLRAPVITTRVPVATTRAPVATLPTPTDLTERVLFCSGKPNGYYEDVEDITSYYYCWFGETKHIKCAPNLVFSIQVVACIILIPTPRPTHTDTERTTSRPPTTPASTETVVTTTTQEIPTTRKPTTTTQEVPTTRKMTTTTQEIPTTRKTTTTQEIPTTREIPTTTTQVPTTRKTTTTTQEVPTTREIPTTQEIPTTRKMTTTTQKVPTTRETTTTTTQEIPTTREIPTTATQVVPTTRKTTTTQKIPTTEIPTTTTQEVPTTRKTTTTTTTTQEIPTTREIPTTTTQEIPTTRKPTTTTTTQEIPTTREIPTKTTQEIPTTREIPTTATQEVPTTRKTTTTTQEIPTTEIPTTQEVPTTRKTTTTTTQEIPTRKPTTTTTTTTTQEIPTTRKTTTTTREIPTTRKTTTTTLGKPATTQEPPAATEPSAWDPNFCLEKDTGIFPDPLDRSSFYQCFLGQTFHLPCPESLVFNPKTGICDWPEDIPEDTFNSTFCKEKVDRNYADPLNASMFYQCVAGKAHHVACQASLVYDPMANACVWPYSTPTTALPQISTTVPGTTTRRPNICCGREDGIYPDPKDESGFFQCAAEITFYMSCPGGLVFNTTLNLCQRPSGG
- the LOC127570214 gene encoding mucin-2-like isoform X1, coding for MGALGVCAGSLVLMILGRLASCTPTEMFCKGKEIGIHADPNDPASFYQCLGNATIYSTCQSNLIFDIESRWCIRLPTSLPPQVRAETQTAPVATSQAPVATTRALVTTTRAPVTTSRAPVTTTQVPVTTTRAPVTTTRAPVTTLRAPVITTRAPVTTSRAPVITTRAPVTTLRAPVITTRVPVATTRAPVATLPTPTDLTERVLFCSGKPNGYYEDVEDITSYYYCWFGETKHIKCAPNLVFSIQVVACIILIPTPRPTHTDTERTTSRPPTTPASTETVVTTTTQEIPTTRKPTTTTQEVPTTRKMTTTTQEIPTTRKTTTTQEIPTTREIPTTTTQVPTTRKTTTTTQEVPTTREIPTTQEIPTTRKMTTTTQKVPTTRETTTTTTQEIPTTREIPTTATQVVPTTRKTTTTQKIPTTEIPTTTTQEVPTTRKTTTTTTTTQEIPTTREIPTTTTQEIPTTRKPTTTTTTQEIPTTREIPTKTTQEIPTTREIPTTATQEVPTTRKTTTTTQEIPTTEIPTTQEVPTTRKTTTTTTQEIPTRKPTTTTTTTTTQEIPTTRKTTTTTREIPTTRKTTTTTLGKPATTQEPPAATGESSTPAVEDTSQVTTTSAEPSAWDPNFCLEKDTGIFPDPLDRSSFYQCFLGQTFHLPCPESLVFNPKTGICDWPEDIPEDTFNSTFCKEKVDRNYADPLNASMFYQCVAGKAHHVACQASLVYDPMANACVWPYSTPTTALPQISTTVPGTTTRRPNICCGREDGIYPDPKDESGFFQCAAEITFYMSCPGGLVFNTTLNLCQRPSGG